One region of Candidatus Peribacteraceae bacterium genomic DNA includes:
- a CDS encoding DUF378 domain-containing protein → MRLNAVDWISGILLIIGGLNWGLIGLFQYDLVAAIFGPLSAVSRGIYIVVGIAALAEAVSFVSKLGYSATEEATQVRREESRL, encoded by the coding sequence ATGCGATTGAATGCAGTGGATTGGATCTCGGGCATCCTCCTCATCATTGGCGGCCTCAACTGGGGCCTTATCGGTCTGTTCCAGTACGATCTCGTGGCGGCCATCTTCGGTCCTTTGTCCGCGGTGAGCAGGGGCATCTACATCGTGGTGGGTATCGCCGCGCTGGCGGAGGCCGTATCGTTCGTGAGCAAGCTTGGGTACAGCGCCACGGAAGAAGCAACGCAAGTGAGGCGCGAGGAAAGCCGGTTGTAA
- a CDS encoding beta-propeller domain-containing protein, translating to MKRPMTWLILASVALSLSAGFVPAFAADNPFSDVPVSSPNAQAIRELKAENVLQGYADGTFKPGASINRAELLKIILEARADGAAVAGSACFPDVQGQWYAKYVCAAKSEGIVAGYDDGFFRPEKAVSFAEAAKIFSLAYKQQIRDASGEWYAGFIRALESSNAIPTSIDGLTEPLNRGDMAEMMWRLKKGVTDQPSKGYMNVKYPAVKVNLASDKVQVASSCTDLQAFSVELHSTTGGWGRGGGVMKEMLNAQDATAPTAAPAPTESGAGGSDGDYSRTNVQVEGVDEADIVKSDGTYLYIVSRNKVRIVKAVPGNTMKEMGSIFDGDSNFSPAELYIDGNRLVVVGSSWSQTDPAVMEKRIGGIIPPYWNPSLAQVRIFNVADKAKPVLERKVSFEGSSVSTRMIGHKLYFVVNQPMRWLPQPLTKPTDADVLPSFQDSRTGDASAPVVRCGEVMILPHVPSPEYLTVAVIDTASPSTEVQRETVLGNAQNIYASLQNLYVATTQWVYYWNSGVEDSIKAPDDGNYEKTNLYRFAFTADGIELKAQGSVPGHILNQFSMDEHENTFRIATTKGELWNEQRPATNNLYVLNQSLETAGKIEDIAPGERIYSVRFMGDRAYMVTFRNTDPLFVISTADPRNPRILGQLKIPGYSDYLHPYDENHLIGFGKDTEESKDRADFAWYQGMKLAVFDVTDVANPREMHKEIIGDRGTDSPLLSNHKALLFDKERNLLAFPVTVYEISESEKAKNDPGSYGQPVFQGAYVYDFTLSGGFKLKGTISHFTQDQMQKMGDVWYGLGRDIQRIVRLGSSLLTVSEAVVQSNTLSTLNKEGSVEFSDIDDQVYPCGRGVPCAVPMRAE from the coding sequence ATGAAACGTCCCATGACATGGCTGATCCTGGCCTCCGTCGCCCTCAGCCTTTCGGCGGGCTTCGTTCCCGCCTTCGCCGCGGACAACCCCTTTTCCGATGTTCCCGTCTCCTCCCCCAACGCACAGGCGATCCGGGAGTTGAAGGCGGAGAATGTCCTCCAGGGATACGCTGACGGTACTTTCAAGCCCGGCGCATCCATCAACCGCGCCGAACTCCTCAAGATCATCCTCGAGGCGCGTGCGGACGGCGCTGCCGTCGCCGGTAGCGCGTGCTTCCCGGACGTACAAGGACAGTGGTATGCCAAGTACGTCTGTGCAGCCAAGAGTGAAGGGATCGTCGCCGGTTACGACGACGGTTTCTTCCGTCCCGAGAAGGCCGTGAGCTTCGCGGAAGCGGCGAAGATCTTCTCCCTCGCCTACAAGCAGCAGATTCGGGACGCGAGCGGAGAGTGGTACGCGGGTTTCATTCGCGCCTTGGAATCTTCCAACGCCATCCCCACCTCCATCGACGGCCTCACCGAGCCGCTCAACCGCGGCGATATGGCGGAGATGATGTGGCGCCTCAAGAAGGGCGTCACGGATCAACCGTCCAAGGGTTACATGAACGTCAAGTACCCGGCCGTGAAGGTCAACCTGGCCTCGGATAAGGTGCAGGTCGCATCCTCTTGCACGGACCTGCAGGCGTTCTCCGTGGAGCTGCATAGCACGACCGGCGGCTGGGGAAGGGGTGGCGGCGTGATGAAGGAAATGTTGAACGCGCAGGATGCGACAGCCCCCACGGCGGCGCCTGCGCCGACGGAATCCGGAGCAGGAGGATCTGACGGCGATTACTCCCGCACCAACGTGCAGGTGGAAGGCGTGGATGAGGCGGACATCGTGAAGTCCGACGGCACCTACCTCTACATCGTCTCGCGCAACAAGGTGAGGATCGTGAAGGCCGTTCCCGGGAACACCATGAAGGAGATGGGCTCCATCTTCGATGGCGATTCCAATTTCTCCCCCGCGGAGCTCTACATCGACGGCAACCGCTTGGTGGTGGTGGGCAGCAGCTGGAGCCAGACCGATCCCGCGGTGATGGAGAAGCGCATCGGCGGCATCATACCGCCGTACTGGAACCCCTCCCTCGCGCAGGTGCGCATCTTCAACGTTGCGGACAAGGCCAAGCCCGTCCTGGAACGGAAAGTGAGCTTCGAAGGCTCTTCCGTCTCCACCCGCATGATCGGCCACAAGCTGTACTTCGTGGTGAACCAGCCCATGCGTTGGCTGCCCCAGCCCCTCACCAAACCGACGGATGCGGACGTCCTTCCGTCCTTCCAGGATTCCCGCACGGGCGATGCAAGCGCGCCTGTCGTACGTTGCGGGGAAGTGATGATCCTCCCGCACGTTCCCTCCCCCGAATACCTCACCGTCGCGGTGATCGATACCGCCTCCCCCTCGACCGAGGTGCAGCGTGAGACGGTGCTGGGTAACGCGCAGAACATCTACGCCTCCCTCCAGAACCTGTACGTTGCCACCACGCAGTGGGTGTACTACTGGAACTCCGGAGTGGAGGATTCCATCAAGGCTCCCGACGACGGAAACTATGAGAAGACCAACCTCTACCGCTTCGCCTTCACCGCGGACGGCATCGAGCTCAAGGCGCAGGGCTCCGTCCCCGGCCACATCCTCAACCAGTTCTCCATGGACGAGCACGAGAACACCTTCCGCATCGCCACCACAAAGGGGGAACTGTGGAACGAGCAACGTCCGGCCACCAACAACCTGTACGTCCTCAACCAGTCCTTGGAAACGGCGGGCAAGATAGAGGATATCGCCCCGGGCGAGCGGATCTACTCCGTGCGCTTCATGGGAGACCGCGCGTACATGGTCACGTTCCGCAACACCGATCCTCTCTTCGTCATTTCAACCGCTGACCCGCGCAATCCCCGCATCCTGGGACAGTTGAAGATCCCCGGCTACAGCGACTACCTGCACCCGTACGACGAGAACCACCTGATCGGTTTCGGGAAGGACACGGAAGAATCCAAGGACCGCGCCGACTTCGCCTGGTACCAAGGCATGAAGCTCGCCGTGTTCGACGTCACGGACGTCGCGAATCCCCGAGAGATGCATAAGGAGATCATCGGGGATCGCGGGACGGACAGCCCCCTCCTTTCCAACCACAAAGCCCTCCTCTTCGATAAGGAAAGGAACCTCCTCGCCTTTCCGGTGACCGTGTACGAGATTTCCGAATCCGAGAAGGCAAAGAACGACCCGGGATCCTACGGCCAGCCCGTCTTCCAGGGCGCCTACGTGTATGACTTCACGCTCAGCGGCGGCTTTAAGCTCAAGGGCACCATCAGCCACTTCACCCAGGACCAGATGCAGAAGATGGGCGACGTGTGGTACGGCCTTGGCAGGGACATCCAGCGCATCGTGCGCCTGGGCTCTTCCCTCCTCACCGTGAGCGAAGCCGTGGTGCAGAGCAACACCCTCTCCACCCTGAACAAAGAGGGATCGGTGGAGTTCTCGGACATCGATGACCAGGTCTACCCGTGCGGCAGGGGCGTGCCGTGCGCGGTGCCGATGAGGGCGGAATGA
- the tmk gene encoding dTMP kinase — MTGTFIVIDGPDASGSTLHARLLAERLRKEGREVLVTAEPTEGPVGLWIRELLKEKKVPSSTLQILFTADRAWHVEQVILPALREGKTVISDRYSHSTVAYGMALGLDSDWLKEMNRSFPKPDATVFTLPPIRTCMERLSRREKQDFLEQRDLQEGVHAAYRKIAEQDPAIVVVDTSGEKGDVSTFLWNALRKVQS, encoded by the coding sequence GTGACCGGCACGTTCATCGTCATCGACGGCCCCGATGCCTCCGGCTCCACCCTGCATGCAAGGCTGCTCGCCGAACGTCTGAGGAAGGAAGGGCGCGAGGTTCTGGTGACCGCGGAACCGACGGAAGGTCCCGTGGGTTTGTGGATCCGCGAGCTTTTGAAGGAGAAAAAGGTGCCGTCCTCCACGCTGCAAATCCTCTTTACCGCTGACCGCGCGTGGCACGTGGAGCAGGTGATCCTCCCCGCGCTCCGGGAAGGAAAGACCGTCATCTCCGACCGATACAGCCACTCCACCGTCGCCTACGGCATGGCACTGGGTTTGGATTCGGACTGGCTGAAGGAGATGAACCGCTCCTTCCCCAAGCCGGACGCAACCGTCTTCACGCTCCCTCCGATTCGGACGTGCATGGAACGTCTGAGCCGGCGGGAGAAGCAGGACTTCCTGGAACAACGTGACTTGCAGGAGGGCGTCCATGCCGCGTACCGCAAGATCGCGGAACAAGACCCTGCGATCGTCGTGGTGGATACGAGCGGGGAGAAAGGTGACGTATCCACATTCCTCTGGAATGCGCTGCGCAAGGTTCAGTCCTGA
- a CDS encoding bifunctional 5,10-methylenetetrahydrofolate dehydrogenase/5,10-methenyltetrahydrofolate cyclohydrolase, whose translation MPATILSGKDVAAALLDSLKPKVKELQPHMAIVQVGDDPASDSYITQKRKSCEEVGITSIHRHLAEKTTKEELLRVVDELNRDTTVTGFIVQLPLPAHLKSAVEEVIRAIDPAKDIDGFTPVNVGKTFLGTAFEDLPPATPAGVILLLEHYGIDVRGKHAVVVGHSNITGKPLAAMLLNRNATVTVCHKYTADLAQFTGQADILCTAVGKPGLITGDMVKPGAVVIDIGTTRTDAGLKGDVDFDAVKEIASAITPVPGGIGPMTVASLIRNCVRAAEMGRG comes from the coding sequence ATGCCCGCCACCATCCTCTCCGGCAAAGACGTAGCCGCCGCGTTGCTCGACTCCCTGAAGCCGAAAGTAAAGGAGTTGCAGCCGCACATGGCGATCGTGCAGGTGGGCGATGACCCCGCGAGTGACAGTTACATCACGCAGAAGCGCAAGAGCTGCGAGGAAGTGGGCATTACGTCCATCCACCGTCATCTCGCGGAGAAGACGACCAAGGAAGAACTCCTCCGCGTGGTGGATGAGCTGAACCGCGATACGACGGTCACGGGGTTCATCGTGCAGCTGCCGCTCCCCGCGCACCTCAAGAGCGCCGTGGAGGAGGTGATCCGCGCCATAGACCCCGCCAAGGATATCGACGGCTTCACTCCGGTGAATGTGGGGAAGACCTTCCTTGGCACCGCGTTCGAGGACCTCCCGCCTGCCACCCCCGCCGGCGTCATCCTGCTCTTGGAGCACTACGGGATCGACGTCCGGGGGAAGCACGCCGTGGTGGTGGGCCATAGCAACATCACCGGCAAGCCCCTCGCCGCCATGCTGCTCAACCGGAACGCGACGGTGACGGTGTGTCACAAGTACACGGCGGACTTGGCGCAGTTCACCGGGCAAGCGGACATCCTCTGCACCGCCGTGGGAAAGCCGGGATTGATCACCGGGGACATGGTGAAACCGGGTGCGGTGGTGATCGACATCGGCACCACGCGTACGGATGCCGGCTTGAAGGGCGATGTGGACTTCGACGCCGTGAAGGAGATCGCCTCCGCCATCACACCCGTTCCCGGCGGCATCGGACCCATGACGGTGGCGAGTTTAATAAGGAATTGCGTACGGGCGGCGGAAATGGGGAGAGGGTGA
- the purF gene encoding amidophosphoribosyltransferase: MCGIMAVSGFRPAIEDLYDGLTVLQHRGQDAAGIVTFDNQFHLKKANGMVRDVFHTHSLHRLTGHMGIGHVRYPTAGCSSEFEAQPFFVNSPFGISLAHNGNLTNAKELAHELLHTDFRHLNTSSDSEILLNVFALALQRQRPIKLTPEIIFRAVRQVHRRCQGSYSAVALIGGHGIVAFRDPHGIRPLQVGKRKYGMKEEYVICSENTLMKPLGYEFMRDVEPGEAIFIDRKNQMHAEICRKGHLNPCAFEWVYLAAPDSILDNVSVYKARLRMGEYLARQIKASGIKIDSVIPIPDSSRAAAAGLADKIKVRYREGFVKNRYIGRTFIMPGQKIRQRSLRFKIHPIDLEFKGNSVLLVDDSIVRGNTSRKIVDMAREAGAKHVYFASASPPIINPCPYGVDIPTRDELIASHHTIEDIRKFIGADKLFYATPEDLVKSIRIGNRKLQHLCTGCFNGRYPTPEVTPKLLLDLGSQRNRTREDHMAEEDDESNKALSIL; this comes from the coding sequence ATGTGCGGTATCATGGCTGTTTCCGGCTTCCGACCCGCCATTGAGGACCTCTACGACGGCCTCACGGTCCTCCAGCACCGCGGGCAAGACGCAGCGGGCATCGTGACATTCGACAACCAGTTCCACCTCAAGAAGGCCAACGGGATGGTGCGTGACGTGTTTCATACGCACTCGCTCCATCGCCTCACGGGACACATGGGCATCGGTCATGTGCGCTACCCCACGGCGGGATGTTCCTCGGAATTCGAGGCGCAGCCGTTCTTCGTCAATTCGCCCTTCGGCATCTCGCTGGCGCATAACGGCAACCTGACGAATGCAAAGGAGCTGGCCCATGAACTCCTCCACACGGATTTCCGCCACCTCAACACCAGCTCCGATTCCGAAATTCTCCTCAACGTCTTCGCGCTCGCGCTGCAGAGGCAACGCCCCATCAAGCTGACACCGGAGATCATCTTCCGCGCCGTGCGGCAGGTGCACCGCCGCTGCCAGGGAAGTTACTCCGCAGTGGCGCTCATCGGCGGCCACGGCATCGTTGCGTTCCGCGACCCGCACGGCATTCGCCCTCTGCAGGTCGGCAAGCGCAAGTACGGCATGAAGGAGGAGTACGTCATCTGCTCGGAGAACACGCTCATGAAGCCCCTGGGCTATGAGTTCATGCGCGACGTGGAGCCGGGCGAAGCCATCTTCATCGATCGCAAGAACCAGATGCATGCCGAGATCTGCCGCAAGGGACACTTGAACCCCTGCGCGTTCGAGTGGGTGTACCTGGCCGCGCCCGATTCCATACTGGACAACGTATCCGTGTACAAGGCGCGCCTGCGCATGGGCGAATACCTTGCCAGGCAGATCAAGGCATCCGGCATCAAGATTGATTCGGTGATCCCCATTCCGGATTCCTCCCGCGCCGCTGCTGCCGGCTTGGCCGACAAGATCAAGGTGCGCTACCGCGAAGGGTTCGTGAAGAACCGCTACATCGGGCGCACGTTCATCATGCCGGGACAGAAGATCCGCCAGCGGAGCCTGCGCTTCAAGATCCACCCCATTGACCTGGAGTTCAAGGGCAACAGCGTGCTCCTGGTGGACGATTCCATCGTGCGGGGGAACACCAGCAGGAAGATCGTGGACATGGCGCGCGAGGCCGGCGCCAAGCATGTGTACTTCGCCTCCGCCTCCCCCCCCATCATCAATCCCTGCCCGTACGGTGTGGACATCCCCACCCGGGACGAGCTCATCGCCTCGCACCACACCATCGAAGACATCCGCAAGTTCATCGGCGCGGACAAGCTCTTCTACGCCACGCCGGAAGACCTGGTGAAGTCCATCCGCATCGGGAACCGCAAACTGCAGCATCTCTGCACGGGATGCTTCAACGGGCGCTACCCCACGCCGGAAGTGACGCCCAAGCTCCTCCTGGACCTCGGCTCGCAGCGCAACAGGACCAGGGAAGACCACATGGCGGAAGAAGATGATGAATCGAACAAAGCGTTATCGATCCTTTAG
- the purD gene encoding phosphoribosylamine--glycine ligase, which translates to MRILLIASSAREHAIADALSRSRHKPEIIAFCTTRNPGIDALASRMDVGDILDFDRMKTIARETRPDFAIIGPDDPIGMGAADVLEAMGIPSVAPKKSLARIESSKGFTRELMEKNGIGSSPKFRVFTRSDDSVGALEKEKEALLTYISRDLEGEFVVKYDALKGGKGVKVSGEHLHSAEDGVDYAIECLDGCGRVVIEEKLVGVEFSLLSFVSGTQVVDMPAVQDHKRANEGDEGPNTGGMGTYTDANHSLPFLTTNDLMQAKDINRKVAAALLKECGEPYKGILYGGFIAVRNGVRVIEYNARFGDPEALNLLPLLESDFVDICLAIIKGELREDLVRFARKATVCKYVTARGYPVNKDEKGQKVEFPSAIPSDSRMFFFDATREADGTFLLGGSRAAGFVGIGNTIAEAERIAQSLCEKVRGLVRYRRDIGTEKLVKRRVETMKDLRR; encoded by the coding sequence ATGAGAATTCTCCTGATCGCCTCCTCCGCCCGCGAACACGCCATCGCCGACGCCCTTTCACGCAGCCGGCACAAACCGGAGATCATCGCCTTCTGCACCACAAGGAACCCCGGCATCGACGCTTTAGCGTCACGCATGGACGTGGGGGACATCCTGGATTTCGACCGCATGAAGACAATCGCGCGGGAAACGCGCCCTGATTTTGCCATCATCGGGCCCGACGACCCCATCGGCATGGGGGCCGCCGACGTCTTGGAGGCGATGGGGATCCCCAGCGTCGCCCCCAAAAAGAGCCTAGCGCGCATTGAGAGCTCCAAGGGCTTCACCCGGGAGCTGATGGAGAAAAACGGCATAGGCTCTTCGCCGAAGTTCCGCGTCTTCACGCGGTCGGATGATTCCGTCGGCGCCTTGGAAAAGGAGAAGGAAGCCCTCCTTACATACATCAGCCGAGACTTGGAGGGAGAGTTCGTGGTCAAATACGACGCGCTCAAGGGCGGCAAGGGCGTGAAGGTCAGCGGCGAACACCTGCATTCGGCTGAGGACGGCGTGGATTACGCCATCGAGTGCCTGGACGGGTGCGGCCGCGTGGTGATCGAAGAGAAGCTCGTGGGCGTGGAGTTCAGCCTGCTCTCCTTCGTCTCCGGCACGCAGGTGGTGGATATGCCCGCCGTGCAGGACCATAAGCGTGCGAACGAAGGGGACGAGGGGCCCAACACGGGAGGCATGGGGACCTACACCGACGCAAACCACTCTCTGCCTTTCCTCACAACCAACGACCTCATGCAAGCCAAGGACATCAATCGCAAGGTGGCGGCTGCCCTTCTCAAGGAGTGCGGCGAACCCTACAAGGGCATCCTCTACGGCGGCTTCATCGCAGTGCGTAACGGCGTGCGCGTGATCGAATACAACGCGCGCTTCGGCGACCCGGAGGCGCTCAACCTCCTCCCGCTCCTGGAATCGGACTTCGTGGACATCTGCCTGGCGATCATCAAGGGTGAACTCAGGGAAGACCTGGTGCGCTTCGCACGCAAGGCGACGGTGTGTAAGTACGTGACGGCGCGCGGGTATCCCGTGAACAAGGACGAGAAAGGCCAGAAGGTGGAATTCCCCTCCGCGATCCCGTCGGACTCGCGCATGTTCTTCTTCGATGCCACGCGGGAAGCCGACGGGACGTTCCTCTTGGGGGGCTCCCGCGCTGCGGGATTCGTGGGTATCGGCAACACCATCGCGGAAGCGGAACGCATTGCGCAATCGCTCTGCGAGAAAGTGCGCGGGCTCGTGCGGTACCGCAGGGACATCGGTACGGAGAAACTGGTCAAACGCCGAGTCGAAACCATGAAAGATCTGCGGCGCTAA
- the prfA gene encoding peptide chain release factor 1 has translation MIEKLRALAREVEELGMMLQDPAVHGNPKEIARIGKRMAELEPVIGLLHEYERYQSMVDGADAVLDDPDLRLLAEEEAEEARRNLPQLEERIRAFLLPKDKDDERSVIVEVRAGAGGEEAALFAGELLRMYLRYAEEQGWKSEIMNLSDADGGGIKEASARIEGKGVYGALKFESGVHRVQRIPETEAKGRVHTSTATVAILPEAEEADIEIKNEDLRIDTYRASGAGGQHVNKTESAVRITHIPSGVVVACQTERSQQRNRALAMSLIRSRLYAAREEQLAKERGDMRSGQVGSGDRSEKIRTYNFPQDRVTDHRIGQNFSNLPSIMEGNIKGLIEALQAKEQEERMARANI, from the coding sequence ATGATCGAAAAGCTCCGCGCACTGGCACGGGAGGTTGAGGAACTCGGCATGATGCTCCAGGATCCCGCCGTGCACGGGAATCCAAAGGAAATCGCGCGCATCGGCAAGCGGATGGCGGAGCTGGAACCCGTCATCGGTCTTCTCCATGAGTATGAACGCTATCAATCCATGGTCGACGGCGCCGACGCGGTTCTCGATGACCCGGATCTGCGTCTTCTTGCGGAAGAGGAGGCGGAAGAAGCAAGGCGCAACTTGCCGCAATTGGAAGAAAGGATACGGGCATTCCTCCTGCCGAAGGATAAGGATGACGAGCGCAGCGTGATCGTGGAGGTGCGCGCGGGGGCGGGAGGGGAGGAAGCGGCGCTCTTTGCAGGAGAGCTCCTGCGCATGTACCTGCGCTATGCCGAGGAGCAAGGGTGGAAGTCGGAGATCATGAACCTGTCGGATGCCGACGGCGGGGGGATCAAGGAGGCGTCGGCGCGCATCGAAGGCAAGGGCGTGTACGGGGCGCTCAAGTTCGAGAGCGGCGTCCACCGCGTGCAGCGCATTCCGGAGACCGAAGCCAAAGGCCGCGTGCACACGTCCACAGCGACCGTCGCCATTCTTCCCGAAGCGGAGGAAGCGGACATAGAGATCAAGAACGAAGACTTGCGCATCGATACGTACCGGGCGAGCGGTGCGGGAGGGCAACACGTGAACAAGACGGAATCCGCCGTACGCATCACACATATCCCTTCCGGAGTCGTCGTGGCGTGCCAAACGGAGCGGAGCCAGCAGCGCAACCGCGCTCTCGCCATGAGCTTGATCCGCAGCCGCCTGTACGCCGCGCGCGAGGAGCAGCTGGCGAAGGAAAGGGGGGACATGCGTTCCGGTCAGGTGGGGTCCGGCGACCGCAGCGAGAAGATACGCACCTACAACTTCCCGCAGGACCGGGTGACCGACCACCGCATCGGGCAGAACTTCAGCAACCTGCCTTCCATCATGGAGGGAAACATCAAAGGCCTCATCGAGGCTCTACAGGCTAAAGAGCAGGAAGAGAGGATGGCGAGGGCTAATATATGA
- the mnmA gene encoding tRNA 2-thiouridine(34) synthase MnmA, which produces MSILIALSGGIDSSVVAHLLKEQGHEVVGVRMALWSDPLAPAKAQLLPNKCCDAQAAARTAAVAKKLQIPIHIVEMSKEFKELVVDRFLKDCRNGLTPNPCVYCNRLIKFGKLMDIADGFGCEKVATGHYARIVTETMPNGSVRHALLEAVDKEKDQSYYLHGLNQNQLGHVLFPLGEMVKGDVYALAQRFGIPFDRALYRESQDLCFFPEKSPTEFLRRHAPEAMRLGQIIRRDGMVVGSHQGLPLYTVGQRRGLKIGGLKIPLEVVAKDVSGNRLIVDEKDKEKAADIPVRDITWVCGKPAENADTPFDCRTRSLSPKRKGTFRFTGSSGTFTLAEPAGPQSPGQYLVLYSGEEVVGGGVIA; this is translated from the coding sequence ATGAGCATCCTCATCGCCCTCTCCGGCGGCATTGATTCCTCGGTGGTCGCGCACCTCCTCAAAGAACAAGGCCATGAGGTGGTGGGCGTGCGCATGGCACTGTGGAGCGATCCTCTTGCCCCCGCCAAGGCGCAGCTGCTTCCAAACAAGTGCTGCGACGCACAGGCAGCGGCACGCACGGCAGCCGTCGCAAAGAAGCTGCAGATCCCCATCCACATCGTGGAGATGTCGAAGGAATTCAAGGAACTCGTAGTGGACCGGTTCCTGAAAGATTGCCGCAACGGGCTGACGCCAAACCCCTGCGTGTACTGCAACCGCCTGATCAAGTTCGGGAAGCTGATGGATATTGCCGATGGATTCGGCTGTGAGAAGGTGGCGACCGGCCACTATGCGCGAATAGTCACGGAAACGATGCCGAACGGATCCGTACGACACGCGCTTTTGGAAGCTGTGGATAAGGAGAAGGACCAAAGCTATTACCTCCACGGGCTCAACCAAAATCAACTGGGTCACGTACTGTTCCCGCTCGGTGAGATGGTGAAGGGCGACGTGTACGCGCTGGCGCAACGCTTCGGCATCCCTTTCGACCGAGCATTATACCGCGAGAGCCAGGACCTGTGCTTCTTCCCGGAGAAATCCCCTACCGAGTTCCTCCGGCGCCACGCGCCGGAAGCGATGCGGCTCGGGCAGATCATACGGAGGGACGGGATGGTTGTGGGGTCACATCAAGGTTTGCCGCTCTACACGGTTGGACAGCGGAGAGGATTGAAGATCGGCGGGCTCAAGATACCGCTCGAAGTGGTGGCGAAAGACGTTTCCGGCAACCGCTTAATCGTGGACGAGAAGGACAAGGAGAAGGCCGCTGATATTCCCGTGCGGGACATCACCTGGGTTTGCGGAAAGCCCGCGGAGAACGCCGATACCCCTTTCGACTGCCGCACCCGCTCCCTCTCCCCCAAACGCAAGGGGACGTTCCGCTTCACGGGAAGCTCGGGGACGTTCACGCTCGCGGAGCCCGCAGGGCCGCAATCGCCGGGACAGTATTTGGTTCTCTACAGCGGTGAGGAGGTTGTGGGAGGCGGAGTGATAGCGTGA
- a CDS encoding sortase, whose protein sequence is MISRLFRRHRAHYDANGDIVLDPDMQELRAENGRGTAWRITEPPSPEDILDPTENREALSPSPVHGRLVSVRKHIAEDVLEEGLRQYRESLRATKPMLEELGWETSTLLQKLWHFMRQPVWVPGRKRSKEMTRGTLFLVDTVRFGGTFALIFLGLFVALNYQSFWEITSSKVLPFLTAPSIDAQDQALASALQDRLKLLPGLATAGGGLEGNILSFLPPMGPPENRLIIPKLDLNIPLVTPSYEALLRADWPQVEKDIQDALQDGVVHYPGTANPGQAGNFFVTGHSSYYPWSPGGFKTVFARLHNLEVGDEYWVYFGGDKHRYMIKGKKEVSPADITVLDQPTDKRIATLMTCTPVGTTLRRLIVTAQEIDPTTGEILDVGERPSQAPLKYKMEALPI, encoded by the coding sequence ATGATTTCTCGGCTCTTCCGCCGCCACCGGGCTCATTACGACGCCAATGGGGACATTGTGCTCGATCCTGACATGCAGGAACTGCGGGCGGAGAATGGCCGCGGCACCGCTTGGAGGATCACGGAACCGCCTTCCCCGGAAGACATCCTCGACCCGACGGAGAACCGGGAAGCGCTTTCCCCATCGCCCGTGCACGGCCGTCTCGTCTCCGTGCGCAAGCACATCGCGGAAGACGTGCTGGAAGAGGGGCTCCGCCAGTACCGCGAGAGTTTGCGCGCCACCAAGCCCATGCTGGAGGAACTGGGATGGGAGACGTCCACGCTCCTGCAGAAGCTGTGGCATTTTATGCGGCAACCCGTGTGGGTCCCGGGGCGCAAACGCAGCAAGGAGATGACCAGGGGCACGCTCTTCCTGGTGGATACCGTCCGCTTCGGCGGCACGTTCGCCCTCATCTTCCTGGGATTGTTCGTCGCCCTCAACTACCAGAGCTTTTGGGAAATCACCTCCTCCAAGGTGCTGCCCTTCCTCACGGCCCCTTCCATTGACGCACAAGACCAGGCGCTCGCTTCCGCGCTCCAAGACCGCCTTAAGCTTTTGCCCGGGCTCGCAACCGCCGGCGGCGGCCTGGAAGGCAACATCCTCAGCTTTCTCCCCCCAATGGGCCCGCCCGAAAACCGCCTCATCATCCCGAAGCTGGACCTCAACATCCCCCTCGTGACGCCCTCCTACGAAGCGCTCCTCCGCGCGGATTGGCCGCAGGTGGAGAAGGACATACAGGATGCCCTGCAGGACGGGGTGGTCCATTATCCCGGCACGGCGAACCCCGGCCAGGCGGGGAACTTCTTCGTCACGGGCCACAGCTCCTACTACCCCTGGTCGCCCGGCGGCTTCAAGACCGTGTTCGCGCGCCTGCACAACCTGGAAGTGGGTGACGAGTACTGGGTGTACTTTGGCGGGGACAAGCACCGCTACATGATCAAAGGGAAGAAGGAAGTGAGCCCTGCGGATATCACCGTGCTGGACCAGCCCACCGACAAGCGCATCGCCACGCTGATGACCTGCACGCCCGTGGGTACCACGCTCCGGCGCCTCATCGTCACTGCGCAGGAAATTGACCCGACCACCGGGGAGATACTGGACGTTGGGGAACGGCCCTCGCAAGCCCCCTTGAAGTACAAGATGGAAGCCTTACCGATCTGA